A stretch of the Snodgrassella alvi genome encodes the following:
- the secA gene encoding preprotein translocase subunit SecA produces the protein MLKNLAKKILGSRNDRLLKQYRKEVSKINALEPTIQALSDTELQAKTAEFKQRLADGEKLDHLLVEAFAVCREASRRVLGMRHFDVQLIGGMVLHHGKIAEMRTGEGKTLVATTAVYLNALAGKGVHVVTVNDYLAARDAGIMRPLYEFLGMSVGIIISNMDHEDKKAAYQADITYGTNNEYGFDYLRDNMVSDLSEKVQRELSYAVVDEVDSILIDEARTPLIISGQADDNVTLYQVMNQIPPQLIAQKTEEGEGDYWVDEKGRQVILSDQGHEHAEQILTKMGLLKEGDSLYSTTNIMLMHHLMAALRAYTLYQRDQHYVVQDGEVVIVDEFTGRLMAGRRWSDGLHQAVEAKEGVEINKENQTLASITFQNFFRLYDKLAGMTGTADTEAFEFQNIYGLETVIIPPNRPMIRKDLNDQIYRSIEEKFEAVVADIKERHAKGQPILVGTTSIENSELVSALLDKEHLQHNVLNAKEHAREADIIAQAGRPGMITVATNMAGRGTDIVLGGNIKPQIDAIQDDESLSEAAKAEKIAKLQEQWQRDHDAVIAAGGLHIIGTERHESRRIDNQLRGRAGRQGDAGSSRFYLSFEDPLLRLFALDRATAILNRLAPERGVAIEAGMLTRQIEGAQRKVENRNFDMRKQVLEYDDVANDQRKVIYHQRAEILASNDIDGLMQEIRHDAIVETVDSFIPPDSMEEQWDIAGLEHKLASDFHIEVSINDWLKEDNSLDNESICERLLDMVEKDYAYKVEQVGLETMRRFERDIMLQIIDNRWREHLADMDYLRQGIHLRGYAQKNPKQEYKREAFEMFQAMWSNIRNTVASLLISVRFEQAPAEEETLPPQMFAAGTDDDEDYSPTAMEARGIIVRRNDPCPCGSGLKYKLCHGRL, from the coding sequence ATGTTGAAGAACCTGGCAAAAAAAATTCTCGGAAGCCGCAACGACCGGCTTTTGAAACAATATCGTAAAGAAGTATCCAAAATCAATGCCCTTGAACCAACCATTCAGGCACTTAGTGATACTGAACTACAGGCTAAAACAGCTGAATTCAAACAACGTCTGGCCGATGGCGAAAAACTGGACCACCTGCTGGTAGAAGCCTTTGCCGTATGTCGTGAGGCTAGCCGGCGCGTACTTGGCATGCGCCACTTTGATGTGCAGCTGATTGGCGGCATGGTGCTGCATCACGGCAAAATTGCCGAAATGCGCACCGGTGAAGGTAAAACACTGGTGGCCACCACAGCTGTGTATCTTAATGCTCTGGCTGGCAAAGGCGTGCACGTCGTTACAGTCAACGATTATCTGGCCGCTCGTGACGCTGGCATCATGCGTCCGCTGTATGAATTCCTTGGCATGTCTGTTGGCATCATTATCAGCAACATGGACCATGAAGATAAAAAAGCCGCTTATCAGGCTGATATCACCTACGGTACCAACAACGAATACGGCTTTGATTATCTCCGCGACAATATGGTCAGTGACTTGAGCGAAAAAGTACAGCGTGAGCTCTCATACGCTGTAGTCGACGAAGTCGATTCCATCCTAATTGACGAAGCACGTACTCCACTAATTATTTCCGGTCAGGCCGATGATAACGTCACTCTATATCAGGTAATGAACCAGATACCGCCGCAACTAATTGCCCAGAAGACCGAAGAAGGCGAGGGCGATTACTGGGTAGACGAAAAAGGTAGACAGGTCATTCTCAGCGATCAGGGGCATGAGCACGCCGAACAGATTCTCACCAAAATGGGATTGTTAAAAGAGGGCGATTCCCTTTACTCTACTACCAACATCATGCTGATGCACCATCTGATGGCTGCCTTGCGCGCCTATACCTTATACCAGCGCGACCAGCATTACGTGGTGCAGGATGGTGAAGTAGTGATTGTAGACGAGTTTACCGGCCGTCTGATGGCCGGCCGGCGCTGGTCTGATGGTCTTCATCAGGCAGTAGAAGCCAAAGAAGGTGTGGAAATCAATAAAGAAAACCAGACACTGGCTTCCATTACTTTCCAGAATTTCTTCCGCCTGTACGACAAACTAGCCGGCATGACCGGTACTGCTGATACCGAAGCATTTGAATTCCAGAATATTTATGGTCTTGAAACCGTCATCATCCCGCCAAATCGCCCGATGATACGTAAAGACCTGAACGACCAGATTTACCGTTCCATCGAAGAGAAGTTCGAAGCTGTAGTGGCTGATATCAAAGAACGCCACGCCAAAGGCCAGCCCATACTGGTCGGTACCACCAGTATCGAAAACTCCGAGCTGGTTTCCGCATTATTGGATAAAGAGCATTTGCAGCACAATGTGCTCAATGCCAAAGAGCATGCCCGCGAAGCCGACATCATTGCACAGGCCGGCCGCCCAGGCATGATTACCGTTGCCACCAACATGGCAGGCCGCGGTACCGATATCGTACTTGGCGGCAACATCAAGCCGCAAATTGATGCCATTCAGGACGACGAGAGTCTCAGTGAAGCTGCCAAAGCAGAAAAAATTGCCAAACTACAGGAACAATGGCAGCGCGATCACGATGCTGTAATAGCCGCAGGCGGGTTGCACATCATTGGTACTGAACGCCATGAAAGCCGCCGTATCGACAACCAGTTGCGTGGCCGCGCCGGCCGTCAGGGTGATGCCGGTTCGAGCCGTTTTTATCTTTCATTTGAAGACCCGCTGCTACGCCTGTTTGCCCTAGACCGTGCCACGGCCATTCTGAATCGCCTCGCGCCTGAACGTGGCGTTGCCATAGAAGCCGGCATGCTGACCCGCCAGATTGAAGGTGCCCAGCGTAAAGTGGAAAACCGTAATTTCGACATGCGTAAGCAAGTACTGGAGTACGACGACGTCGCCAACGACCAGCGTAAAGTGATTTACCATCAGCGTGCCGAAATACTGGCTAGCAACGATATCGACGGCCTGATGCAGGAAATTCGTCACGATGCTATTGTGGAAACGGTAGACAGCTTTATCCCGCCCGATAGCATGGAAGAGCAATGGGATATTGCTGGACTGGAGCACAAACTGGCCAGCGATTTCCACATCGAAGTTTCCATCAACGACTGGCTAAAAGAAGACAATAGCCTCGACAATGAAAGCATCTGTGAGCGCCTGCTAGACATGGTTGAAAAGGATTATGCTTATAAAGTCGAACAGGTTGGCCTTGAAACCATGCGTAGATTCGAACGCGATATCATGCTGCAAATCATCGACAACCGCTGGCGCGAGCATCTGGCCGATATGGATTACCTGCGGCAAGGGATTCATCTGCGCGGATACGCCCAGAAAAACCCCAAACAAGAATACAAACGCGAAGCATTTGAAATGTTTCAGGCCATGTGGAGCAACATACGCAATACCGTAGCCTCATTGCTGATTTCCGTGCGTTTCGAACAGGCGCCGGCAGAAGAAGAGACACTGCCGCCGCAGATGTTTGCAGCCGGTACTGACGACGATGAGGATTACAGCCCCACAGCCATGGAAGCACGCGGCATCATTGTGCGCCGCAACGACCCTTGTCCCTGTGGCAGTGGCCTGAAATATAAATTGTGCCACGGCCGCCTGTAA
- a CDS encoding ferredoxin--NADP reductase: MAAYNTQKVLSVHHWTDAYFTFTCTRDESLRFQNGQFVMIGLLVDGKPLMRAYSIASANWEEELAFFSIKVQDGPLTSRLQHLKPGDEVLVSKKPTGTLIAGDLNPGKNLYLLSTGTGLAPFLSVTKDPDIYEQFEKIILIHGVRYQKDLAYYDHFTTELPNHEYLGEMVREKLIYYPVVSREDYIHHGRLTDLMKSGKLFTDIGLPPINSADDRAMICGSPEMLKDCCDTLNSFGLSISPKMGQRGDYVIERAFVEQ, encoded by the coding sequence ATGGCAGCCTACAACACTCAAAAAGTCCTGTCCGTACATCACTGGACAGATGCATACTTCACATTTACCTGCACCCGTGACGAATCTCTGCGTTTTCAGAATGGCCAGTTTGTCATGATTGGCTTGCTGGTGGATGGCAAACCGCTAATGCGTGCTTACAGTATTGCCAGTGCCAATTGGGAAGAAGAGCTGGCTTTTTTCAGTATCAAAGTACAGGATGGCCCATTAACCAGTCGCCTGCAACACCTGAAGCCGGGCGATGAAGTGCTCGTTAGCAAAAAGCCCACTGGCACATTGATTGCTGGTGATCTCAATCCTGGTAAAAACCTGTATTTGCTTTCTACCGGTACCGGTTTAGCACCGTTTCTCAGCGTCACCAAAGACCCTGATATCTACGAGCAGTTTGAAAAAATTATCCTGATTCACGGCGTACGCTACCAGAAAGATTTGGCCTATTACGACCACTTCACCACCGAACTGCCTAATCACGAATATCTGGGTGAGATGGTGCGCGAAAAACTAATTTATTATCCGGTGGTATCACGTGAAGACTACATTCATCATGGGCGCTTAACTGATTTAATGAAATCAGGTAAACTTTTCACCGACATTGGCTTACCACCGATCAATTCCGCCGACGACCGAGCTATGATTTGTGGCAGTCCGGAAATGCTCAAAGATTGCTGTGACACCCTCAATAGCTTCGGGCTATCCATTTCCCCGAAAATGGGGCAGCGCGGTGACTATGTAATTGAGCGCGCATTCGTGGAGCAGTAA
- a CDS encoding lysine exporter LysO family protein, which yields MQNLLTLFIILIPLFAGFCIPVPARAVSWLNIGLSWLVYLILFLIGLSLAQVPNLGAELAVISFTVAVLFVCLISTNLLLFIWFDRRYPWHVQRQQTATQSGDISIMGSLKQVACLLLGLTAGHFFSFSWLGNPQAAVNKALIILLLLVGMQLRSCGITLRQVFLNRRGVICAVLFTLASLLGGLLFALLMPNVSISKGLALSSGYGWYSLSSIIISKSYGAVWGSIAMFNDLAREFFALLFIPLLMRRYPTAAVSIGGATSLDFTLPAIQASGGISAVPLAISFGFIVNLTAPVLMVFFSSLNF from the coding sequence ATGCAAAATCTGCTTACTTTGTTCATCATCTTGATTCCGCTGTTTGCCGGATTTTGTATTCCTGTGCCTGCGCGTGCCGTTAGCTGGCTGAATATCGGACTCTCATGGCTGGTGTATTTGATTTTATTTTTGATTGGTCTGTCACTGGCACAAGTGCCCAATCTAGGCGCCGAGTTGGCTGTCATCAGTTTTACCGTAGCAGTATTATTTGTCTGCCTTATAAGTACCAATCTACTGCTGTTTATCTGGTTTGACCGCCGTTACCCGTGGCATGTGCAACGGCAGCAGACCGCAACCCAGTCAGGTGATATCAGCATTATGGGTAGCTTAAAACAGGTAGCCTGTCTGCTGCTCGGTTTGACCGCCGGCCACTTTTTTTCTTTTAGCTGGTTAGGCAATCCGCAGGCTGCTGTCAACAAGGCACTGATTATTCTATTGCTGCTGGTTGGAATGCAGTTGCGTAGTTGCGGTATTACCTTGCGACAAGTATTTCTGAATCGCCGTGGTGTGATTTGTGCCGTTTTATTCACACTGGCCAGTCTGCTTGGCGGTCTGCTGTTTGCACTGTTGATGCCAAACGTATCCATTAGCAAAGGGCTGGCACTGAGTAGTGGATATGGCTGGTATTCGCTTTCCAGCATTATTATAAGTAAATCCTATGGAGCCGTGTGGGGCAGCATTGCCATGTTCAATGATCTGGCACGCGAATTCTTTGCGCTGCTGTTTATTCCTCTTTTGATGCGACGCTATCCTACTGCAGCCGTCAGCATCGGCGGCGCCACCAGCCTTGATTTTACCCTGCCCGCGATACAGGCTTCCGGTGGAATCAGTGCTGTACCATTGGCCATCAGCTTCGGCTTTATTGTAAATTTAACCGCGCCGGTGCTAATGGTGTTTTTTTCTTCACTGAATTTTTAG
- a CDS encoding MFS transporter yields MFMWYKNVSRNERKTFWACFSGWALDALENQMFGLVIPSLIAYFAITKGQAGLLSSATLVTSALGGWFAGALSDRYGRVRTLQIMIVWFAFFTFLAAFVTDYHWLLALKALQGFGIGGEWAAGAVLMAETISSQYRGKVMAIVQSAWAVGWGLSVILFSIVFSLAPESMAWRIMFAVGLLPSLLIFYVRRHVEEPVKQTVETSKTEERQPLADALFGIFSPKLIRTTVLGGLLGLGAHGGYHAIMSWLPTFLKEERHLSVLNSSGYLAVIIVAFWCGCIASSVLLDKIGRRFNVACFAICCVITVRIYLFVPLTNTQMLFLGFPLGFFAAGIPSSLGALFNELYPQQYRGAGVGFCYNFGRILSSIFPFLVGHMSASMSLGSAIGIDASWAYSIVVISVLLLPETKGRDLKQINQDGQISDK; encoded by the coding sequence ATGTTTATGTGGTATAAAAATGTATCAAGAAATGAGAGAAAAACTTTTTGGGCGTGTTTCAGTGGCTGGGCACTTGATGCACTCGAAAATCAGATGTTCGGATTGGTGATTCCCTCATTAATTGCCTATTTTGCCATTACCAAAGGGCAGGCCGGATTACTCAGCAGTGCGACATTAGTTACCTCAGCTTTGGGCGGTTGGTTTGCTGGAGCTCTTTCCGACCGCTATGGACGCGTCCGTACACTGCAAATCATGATTGTGTGGTTTGCATTTTTTACATTCCTGGCTGCATTTGTAACCGACTACCATTGGTTGTTAGCACTCAAAGCCTTACAGGGTTTTGGTATTGGGGGAGAATGGGCTGCCGGAGCTGTACTGATGGCTGAAACTATCTCCAGTCAGTATCGTGGCAAGGTAATGGCTATTGTACAAAGTGCATGGGCTGTGGGATGGGGATTATCCGTAATCTTGTTTTCCATTGTGTTTAGTCTGGCACCAGAAAGCATGGCTTGGCGCATTATGTTTGCTGTGGGTCTATTGCCATCGTTACTTATATTTTATGTTCGCCGGCATGTAGAGGAACCGGTCAAGCAGACAGTCGAAACATCAAAAACCGAAGAAAGGCAACCATTAGCTGATGCACTCTTCGGTATTTTTTCACCCAAGCTTATTCGCACCACGGTATTGGGTGGTTTACTAGGACTGGGTGCACATGGCGGCTATCATGCCATTATGTCGTGGCTGCCAACCTTTCTTAAAGAAGAGCGCCATCTTTCGGTACTTAATTCTAGTGGCTATTTGGCTGTAATTATTGTTGCATTCTGGTGTGGCTGTATCGCTAGCTCGGTACTGCTCGACAAAATCGGCCGCCGCTTCAATGTAGCTTGCTTTGCCATCTGTTGTGTAATTACCGTTCGCATCTATCTTTTTGTACCATTGACTAATACCCAAATGCTGTTTCTCGGTTTTCCACTAGGCTTTTTTGCCGCTGGTATACCTTCAAGCCTTGGTGCATTGTTTAACGAACTCTATCCGCAACAGTATCGTGGTGCCGGCGTGGGTTTTTGTTATAACTTTGGCCGCATACTTTCCTCAATCTTTCCGTTTCTAGTTGGTCACATGAGTGCATCTATGTCACTGGGTTCCGCAATCGGTATTGATGCCAGCTGGGCTTATTCAATTGTAGTTATCAGTGTATTGCTCCTGCCGGAAACCAAAGGCCGTGATTTAAAGCAGATCAATCAGGATGGTCAGATTTCCGATAAGTAG
- a CDS encoding amidohydrolase produces MIQPTIGRIDSHAHVFTLDLPMVAGRRYTPAQNAPLSAYLAHLDALGCTHGVLIQPSFLGSDNSFMLQAIAQAAPRLRGVACVTPDISLPELEALDRSGIVGIRLNVIDGTQPDLNTAAWQDLLEKIKSLCWHVEVHCRSNKLSSILVPLLRKQINVVIDHFGRPSDCNHSRDYGFQQLLEWGHSGLVWCKISAVYRICAHADEGHKFLADTVPKLVENLGRERLMWGSDWPHTQYEQQINPEYLTTQLNILLQDETLAQAVLWDTPAKFFKFV; encoded by the coding sequence ATGATTCAGCCAACAATCGGCAGAATAGACAGTCATGCACATGTATTTACACTGGATTTGCCGATGGTGGCTGGCCGGCGCTATACACCGGCTCAGAATGCGCCACTGTCTGCTTATCTGGCGCATCTGGATGCGCTCGGCTGCACCCATGGCGTATTAATCCAGCCAAGTTTTCTGGGTAGTGACAATAGCTTTATGCTGCAAGCGATAGCTCAGGCTGCCCCCAGACTCAGAGGCGTAGCCTGTGTTACTCCCGATATCAGCTTGCCCGAATTGGAAGCATTAGACAGAAGCGGCATCGTTGGCATCCGTCTTAATGTTATCGATGGCACCCAGCCGGATCTGAATACTGCTGCATGGCAAGATTTGCTCGAAAAAATCAAATCTCTTTGCTGGCATGTGGAAGTGCACTGCCGCAGCAACAAACTCAGCTCCATTCTGGTGCCACTGCTTAGAAAGCAGATCAATGTGGTAATCGACCATTTCGGCCGGCCATCAGATTGTAATCATAGCCGTGATTACGGTTTTCAGCAGCTATTAGAATGGGGGCACAGTGGGCTGGTGTGGTGCAAAATCTCTGCGGTATACCGCATCTGTGCTCATGCGGATGAAGGTCATAAATTTTTAGCCGATACTGTACCTAAGCTTGTGGAAAACCTTGGCCGTGAGCGCCTGATGTGGGGCAGTGACTGGCCGCATACTCAGTACGAACAGCAGATCAATCCTGAATATCTGACTACACAGCTGAATATATTGTTACAGGATGAAACACTGGCACAGGCCGTATTGTGGGACACTCCGGCTAAGTTTTTTAAATTTGTTTAA
- a CDS encoding P-loop NTPase fold protein, which translates to MSKLAECYSSTNETKPLIIFIDELDRCRLNFAIEVLEKAKHFFNVDNIIFVLATDKSQLAHSIQAVYGQGLDVNGYLRRFIDFDYLLPTSDNNNFFKNLLQKFSLDQILNNTKPFYMDTVSRDTYLNLSNNLINLYQLTLREQESFSKILNVVLRTHNHLDRSELTLLFFLIILKLKVPDIYKSLNKNSIKNFINRALENLQSHSTVVESKDLKSLPLLESLLLSVSSLNPLSVNTPIVQNYIKKYNLDNDKITVLEKCFLMIKYEEFGTYELLNLKKSIEFSVNFSL; encoded by the coding sequence TTGAGTAAACTGGCAGAATGCTATTCCTCTACCAATGAAACGAAACCATTGATAATCTTTATTGATGAGCTGGATCGCTGCCGCCTTAATTTTGCAATTGAAGTACTGGAAAAAGCCAAACATTTTTTTAATGTGGACAATATTATTTTTGTACTGGCCACAGATAAAAGCCAGCTTGCGCATTCCATTCAGGCGGTATATGGGCAAGGACTGGATGTAAATGGCTATCTGCGGCGGTTTATTGATTTTGATTATTTATTACCAACTTCAGATAATAATAACTTTTTTAAAAATTTGCTTCAAAAGTTCTCTCTCGACCAAATTCTTAATAATACAAAACCCTTTTATATGGACACAGTTTCTAGGGACACTTATTTAAATTTATCCAATAATTTGATTAATTTATATCAATTAACGTTAAGAGAACAAGAGTCATTTAGTAAAATTCTCAATGTCGTCTTAAGAACTCATAATCATTTAGATAGAAGTGAATTAACTCTGTTATTTTTCTTAATTATTTTAAAATTAAAAGTTCCTGATATTTATAAATCTCTTAATAAAAATAGTATAAAAAATTTCATAAACCGTGCTTTAGAAAATCTTCAATCACATTCTACTGTTGTAGAATCTAAAGATTTAAAATCTCTTCCATTGTTAGAAAGTTTACTGTTGAGTGTTTCTAGCTTGAATCCATTATCTGTTAATACACCAATCGTACAAAATTATATTAAAAAATATAATTTGGATAACGACAAAATAACAGTCTTAGAAAAATGCTTTTTAATGATTAAATATGAAGAATTTGGTACTTATGAATTGCTAAATTTAAAAAAATCAATTGAATTTTCAGTAAATTTTAGCCTTTAA
- a CDS encoding P-loop NTPase fold protein: protein MSENSLKKCVPIEIPDDNPFQNDVLNRKDNIEILTKFITSFEQSIVLCIDGGWGQGKTTFIRMWEKYLHQQSIPTIYFNAWESDYTDDALIALIGEIGLSIENLSGENKEKGNDFLNTLKNKSIYLGKSCFCERLAGNWFSNRKLLYEWTN from the coding sequence ATGAGTGAAAACAGCCTGAAAAAATGTGTACCTATCGAAATTCCTGATGATAATCCGTTTCAGAACGATGTACTGAACAGAAAAGACAATATTGAAATTCTCACCAAGTTTATTACCAGCTTTGAACAATCAATTGTGCTGTGTATTGATGGCGGCTGGGGGCAAGGCAAAACCACTTTTATCAGGATGTGGGAAAAATATTTGCATCAGCAATCTATTCCGACTATTTATTTCAATGCCTGGGAAAGTGATTACACTGATGATGCACTGATTGCTTTGATTGGGGAGATTGGTTTATCAATTGAAAATTTGTCTGGAGAAAATAAGGAAAAAGGCAATGATTTTTTAAATACGTTAAAGAACAAATCAATCTATTTGGGTAAAAGCTGCTTCTGCGAAAGACTGGCTGGCAATTGGTTCAGCAATAGGAAGCTTCTTTACGAATGGACGAATTAA
- the uvrB gene encoding excinuclease ABC subunit UvrB, translated as MDVIQYPGSVFKLHQPFPPAGDQPTAIEGLLEGLDDGLSSQTLLGVTGSGKTFTMANVIARSGRPAIIMAHNKTLAAQLYAEMREFFPENAVEYFVSYYDYYQPEAYVPSRDLFIEKDSAINEHIEQMRLSATKSLMQRQDVVIVATVSAIYGIGDPNEYHQMILHLKEGQKIDQRDIIARLVAMQYERGDIDFARGSFRVRGDVIDIYPAESSELALRVSLFDDEVDRMQLFDPVSGSLQQRVGRYTVFPSSHYVTPRDTVLRACEHIKEELGDRIKWFTHEGRLVEAQRIEQRTRFDLEMLYEMGFCKGIENYSRHFSGKPEGEPPPTLMDYLPKNALMFIDESHVTVSQIGGMYKGDASRKQNLVDYGFRLPSARDNRPLKFHEFERVMPQTIFVSATPAKYEEEHAGQVVEQVVRPTGLVDPEIIIRPVATQVDDLLSEINIRREKGERVLVTTLTKRMAEQLTDYYAELGVKVRYLHSDIDTVERVEIIRDLRLGLFDVLVGINLLREGLDIPEVSLVAILDADKEGFLRSHRSLIQTIGRAARNVNGKAILYADKITDSMKAAIDETERRRARQIQFNTEHGIVPQQIKKQVRDLIDGVYHDENGGKGRGRSKLKVGEIHTEDDAVKEIAKLEKAMQAAARDLQFEEAAQIRDKIRAIKENLLFGASDT; from the coding sequence ATGGATGTGATTCAGTATCCCGGTAGTGTATTCAAATTGCACCAGCCGTTTCCACCGGCTGGCGACCAGCCAACGGCAATTGAGGGATTGCTGGAAGGGCTGGATGATGGTTTATCCAGCCAGACTCTGCTTGGGGTAACCGGCTCAGGTAAAACTTTTACCATGGCTAACGTTATCGCCCGTAGTGGCCGTCCGGCCATCATCATGGCGCACAACAAAACACTGGCTGCCCAGTTGTACGCAGAGATGCGCGAATTTTTTCCTGAAAACGCCGTTGAATATTTCGTCTCTTACTATGATTACTATCAACCGGAAGCCTATGTTCCCAGCCGCGACCTTTTTATCGAAAAAGATTCGGCCATCAATGAACACATCGAACAGATGCGCCTGAGCGCCACCAAAAGCCTGATGCAGCGGCAGGATGTTGTGATAGTTGCCACTGTGTCTGCTATTTACGGTATTGGCGACCCCAATGAATACCATCAGATGATTCTGCACCTTAAAGAAGGACAGAAAATCGACCAGCGCGACATCATAGCGCGACTGGTAGCGATGCAATATGAACGCGGCGACATCGACTTTGCGCGTGGCTCTTTCCGCGTACGTGGCGACGTGATTGATATTTATCCGGCCGAAAGCTCCGAGCTGGCACTGCGCGTAAGTCTGTTTGATGATGAAGTTGACCGCATGCAATTATTCGACCCTGTATCCGGCAGCTTGCAACAGCGTGTCGGCCGCTATACGGTATTCCCCTCCAGCCACTATGTCACCCCCCGTGATACGGTACTGCGTGCCTGTGAACACATCAAAGAGGAGCTGGGCGACCGCATTAAATGGTTTACTCACGAGGGGCGGCTGGTTGAAGCCCAGCGCATAGAGCAGCGTACGCGCTTTGATTTGGAAATGCTCTACGAAATGGGTTTCTGCAAGGGCATTGAAAACTATTCTCGCCATTTTTCCGGCAAACCTGAAGGCGAACCGCCACCCACTTTGATGGACTATCTTCCTAAAAACGCACTGATGTTTATCGACGAGAGCCATGTCACCGTCAGCCAGATTGGTGGCATGTATAAGGGTGATGCTTCGCGCAAGCAAAATCTGGTTGATTATGGTTTCCGCTTGCCTTCGGCACGAGACAACCGCCCATTGAAGTTTCACGAATTCGAGCGCGTGATGCCACAGACTATTTTTGTTTCCGCCACACCGGCGAAATACGAAGAAGAGCACGCAGGGCAGGTGGTCGAACAGGTGGTGCGCCCCACAGGTCTTGTTGACCCAGAAATCATCATTCGTCCTGTGGCCACGCAGGTAGATGATTTACTTTCAGAAATCAATATTCGTCGTGAAAAAGGTGAGCGCGTACTCGTAACCACTCTGACTAAACGCATGGCCGAGCAGCTTACCGATTACTACGCTGAGTTAGGCGTTAAAGTTCGCTATTTGCATAGCGACATTGATACTGTTGAGCGCGTAGAAATCATCCGCGACCTGCGACTTGGATTATTCGATGTACTCGTCGGCATCAACCTGCTACGTGAGGGGCTGGATATTCCTGAAGTTTCACTGGTGGCCATACTCGATGCCGACAAGGAAGGCTTCCTGCGTAGCCACCGCAGTCTGATTCAGACTATTGGCCGTGCCGCGCGTAACGTCAACGGCAAAGCCATTCTATACGCAGACAAAATCACCGACTCTATGAAAGCGGCGATAGACGAAACTGAGCGGCGACGTGCCCGCCAGATACAATTCAATACTGAACACGGTATCGTACCGCAGCAGATAAAAAAACAGGTGCGTGACCTCATTGATGGTGTGTATCACGACGAAAACGGCGGCAAAGGCCGAGGCCGCAGTAAACTCAAAGTTGGCGAAATCCATACCGAAGACGATGCGGTTAAAGAGATTGCTAAACTCGAAAAAGCCATGCAGGCAGCCGCCCGTGACTTACAGTTTGAAGAAGCAGCCCAGATACGTGACAAAATTCGCGCCATCAAAGAAAACCTGCTCTTCGGCGCCAGTGACACCTGA